One window from the genome of Nicotiana tomentosiformis chromosome 5, ASM39032v3, whole genome shotgun sequence encodes:
- the LOC138892106 gene encoding uncharacterized protein — protein MPGLPWLEWRGALDYVPSRVVSFLKSRQMVEKGCDAYIAFVRDVSVDIPTVEFVPVVRDFPDVFLADPLGMSPDRDIDFGSDLLLGTQPISILPYRIAPVELKEQLQELLDRGFIRPSVSLWGAPVFFVKKNNGSMCICIDYR, from the coding sequence atgccaggtttgccatggttagagtggaggggtgcattggattatgttcctagcagggttgtgtcatTTCTAAAGTCTAGGcaaatggttgagaaaggttgtgATGCTTatatagcctttgtgagagatgtcagtgttgatatcCCCACTGTTGAGTTcgttccagtagtgagagacttcccagatgtatttcTAGCAGATCCTCTGGGCATGTctcccgatagggatatcgattttggtagtGACTTGTTgttgggcactcaacccatttctattctaccatatcgcATAGCCCCAGTGGagctgaaggagcagttgcaagagttgcttgataggggcttcattcggcctagtgtgtcgttgtggggtgctccggtcttttTTGTGAAGAAAAATAATGGATCTATGtgcatatgtattgattatcggtag